In Natranaerobius thermophilus JW/NM-WN-LF, the genomic stretch TGTCAACTTGTTCTTGATCACCATCAGAATAGCTTTCAGATAGATTAATAAACATTTCCTTCAGTTCATGATACTCTTCTAATACTTGATTGAACAACTGTTTTCGCTCTCCACTTAAATCTTCATCTTCAATCCAATCTGTTAAGAGCATGGTATTATAAACTAATCTATCTATTTCTCTCCTAATAAGGCCAAACTCCTGATTAAATGTATGATAATAAGGAATGTCTCTTATCGATGTTTCAAACTCTTTAGCTCTTTCATCCATTTTATTTAAATACTTATTTTGATTGTCACGATCGCCAGTTACCAGGGCAAATTGGCCATTTTGCACCACTTGATCCAGATTTATAATGCTGTCATTTAAGTTATTGTTTACACGACTTGCTATTACACCTTCAGCTTCTTTTAAATCTTGATATATTACATATACAGCTATCAAAGATATAATAACTAAACCTAATAAAATTATATTAAATATACTGCTTTGAGTAAGTTTTTTGATTAATTGCAATTTTTCACACCTCCGGTCATGCAAACTTTATCCCGAAGGTTACCCTTCGGGATAAAGTAATATTGCTATTACATTATTTCATTATTACTTAATTTCACAATGGCTAAAAACAATATTCCCATCAGCATCTTCGATTTTTAAGTTACATTCAGAACAGTTTAGGCCGACTTTTCCATCCTTGGACCTATCTTTAATACGCTGAAATTCTTGTTCATCAATCCAGCGTTCTCCATCATGATCTTCTTTTCCATGACAGTCCATGACTAGCAAATACTTTTTTTCCGACATTTTTAACACCTCCTTACTAAAAGTCTAATGCTATCTAATTTATTTAAACTCATTAGTATGAACTCTAATAAATTTTTATTTAATTTACTCAACTACAAATCTGATTTTTGTTTCATATAGAGCTGCTTGGTCCCCGGCATCTGAAAGAGCATCGGATATCAAAGTATTTACACTGCCACCTTTTCCGATCCATAAGCCCTCATACATATAAACCGTATCTGTTCTTAGCTCTGGATCAAATTTTATTTTTACAGATAAGGTGCCTTTAGGAGAAGCGATCTTTATAACTGAGTTTTCTCTTAGTCGATACTTAGCAGCTATTTCGGGATTGATATATAAATAACCTGGTTCATCTTGGCTTCTGTCGATAAAGTGCTGGGAATGCAACGAATCTCTATGATGTGGTGTTAAAAAGTAAAAATCATAATTCGTCATATTGTTGTTTTGATAATCAGTGTAAGTTGAAAAGGGTTGTGAATATCCGGGTATTGGACCCAATCCCCATTCTTGGGCCTTTTTAGAGTAAAGTTCATATTTTCCACTAGGTGTTAAAAAGTTTTTATCAGCCCATGGTATTGTATCCGGCTCATTAATCCGTTGGGGCTTTTCTTTTAACTTTTCCAAGCTAATTCCTTTATACTTTTCCAAGGGTTTGATAGCTTGCTTTAACCACTGCTCAGCCTCCTGTTCAGGAAATTCAGTTAAATTAAGTTTATCTGCCAAGCTTGTGAAAATGTCAAGTTCGTTTTTAATATCGTATTCAGGTTCAATTATTTTAGGACCATAAGAAACATAATTGTGTCCCATTGAAGTAAAATACAAATCTTCTTTTTCCATGAAATTAGCGCAAGGCAAAACTAAATCAGACTGTCTGGCTGTATCTGTCATAAACATATCTATAGTTACCTTAAAGTCTACCTTTTCAAAGGCCTGATACATTCTATTGGTATCGGGAGCTTGTAGAAAAGGGTTAGATTTGGTAATAAACATCATATCTATAGGTGGATTATTTTCCTCTAAAATAAAGTTAGCTAACTTGGCTTTAGGAAATGTTCTATGGTTCCTATCAATATCTCCACCAAATACTGAATCATCTATATAATTAACTGCCTGTTTATTGGCATAATTTGCACCACCACCGGCAATTCCAATATTACCTGTAATTGCAGCCAAGGCATCAATTGCTCTTACAGTATTGGCACTATTTGTATAGCGTTGTATACCGTATCCAATCATAATTGCAGCTGGCTTTTGTGTAGCATATAATTCTGCTAATTCCTCAATTTTTCTCCTGTCTATACCCGTTTCCTTTTCAGCCCAATCAATTGTATAAGAAGTGAGCAACTCCTTAAACTCTTCAAAACCTTTAATATGATTGTCTATAAAAGAGTTATCCTGAAGGTTATTTTTAATAATATGGTTGGCCATAGCTAGTGCCAGGGCACCGTCAGTACCGGGTTTAATAGAAATATGCTCATCGGCTTGCCTGGCGCTCTTTGTTTTTCTCGGATCTATGGCTATAACCCTTGTTCCTGTTTTTCTCGCTTTTTGTACATAATTCATCTGATGTATAGCCGTATCTGCAGGGTTTCTGCCCCATAGGAGAATGGTTTTCGAGTTTAGTACATCACTATAGTCATGACTAAGACTCATCCCAAAATCTATATTTTGGGCTTCCATACCAGCACTCCAGCAAAGACTTCCTACAGGTATCGTGACATCACCAATTAAATTAAAAAAATAATTTTCAATACTGCTTAATAAACCGCCATGACCCGAATCAGTATAATACATTAGTCGTTTACTATCTTGTTCGCGAATAGCTGATATTTTGGATGTGATTAATTCAAAGGCTTTCTCCCATGTTATTTCCTGCCATTCATCCTCATGGGTTTTAACCATGGGTGAAGTCAGTCTATCATCTCGATATGTTCGCTCCAGATGCTTTTTCCCCTTAGAACAAATAAATCCTCGGGTAATTGAGTGCTCTCCGTCCCCTTGTATATTAATTACTTCACCTTTATCTACAGTAACTTCCAAGCTACAAGCATCCCAGCAATCCAATGGACAAGTACTTTTGTAGACTTGAACCAAATAAATCACTCCATTTCTTCCAGTTGTTTTTCAACTGTTTATTCATAATTGTTTTGTAATAAGATTTATTCTGTAAACATAAAGACAAATCCTTCATAATCAAAATTATATAATTGCAATTAATACTGTACTTTGATAAAATTCAATCCACC encodes the following:
- a CDS encoding molybdopterin-containing oxidoreductase family protein, whose protein sequence is MVQVYKSTCPLDCWDACSLEVTVDKGEVINIQGDGEHSITRGFICSKGKKHLERTYRDDRLTSPMVKTHEDEWQEITWEKAFELITSKISAIREQDSKRLMYYTDSGHGGLLSSIENYFFNLIGDVTIPVGSLCWSAGMEAQNIDFGMSLSHDYSDVLNSKTILLWGRNPADTAIHQMNYVQKARKTGTRVIAIDPRKTKSARQADEHISIKPGTDGALALAMANHIIKNNLQDNSFIDNHIKGFEEFKELLTSYTIDWAEKETGIDRRKIEELAELYATQKPAAIMIGYGIQRYTNSANTVRAIDALAAITGNIGIAGGGANYANKQAVNYIDDSVFGGDIDRNHRTFPKAKLANFILEENNPPIDMMFITKSNPFLQAPDTNRMYQAFEKVDFKVTIDMFMTDTARQSDLVLPCANFMEKEDLYFTSMGHNYVSYGPKIIEPEYDIKNELDIFTSLADKLNLTEFPEQEAEQWLKQAIKPLEKYKGISLEKLKEKPQRINEPDTIPWADKNFLTPSGKYELYSKKAQEWGLGPIPGYSQPFSTYTDYQNNNMTNYDFYFLTPHHRDSLHSQHFIDRSQDEPGYLYINPEIAAKYRLRENSVIKIASPKGTLSVKIKFDPELRTDTVYMYEGLWIGKGGSVNTLISDALSDAGDQAALYETKIRFVVE